Below is a genomic region from Henckelia pumila isolate YLH828 chromosome 3, ASM3356847v2, whole genome shotgun sequence.
GCCTAGGCGTGTTTTGAGGTGTTGTAGAATGGTCCGATTGGTGACCTCGGTTTGCCCATTGGCTTGAGGATTCCTGACAGAAGTGAAGAACTGCTTGATAGAAAGTCCTTTGcaccaatattttattttcGCTCCAAAAACTGAGTTCCATTGTCTGAAACCAAAGTTTGAGGAATGCCAAATCTGCATACTATATTCTTCCATAAGAAATTGATTACATCTCTTTCGGATATTTTGGCCAATGGTTCATCTTCGACCCATTTGGTTAAATAATCCACAGCAACTATCAGAAATTTTCTTTGTCCGATAGCAGGAGGAAAATGAGCTACCAAATCTATTCCCCATTGAGCAAAAGGTAAAGGACTTTCTAGGGGCTGCAAGATTGTAGCCGACTGGTGATGGAAGTTAGCATTCTCCTGACATGCATGACAATGCTTCGCTAACTCGATAGCGTCTTGCTTCATCGTTGGCCAAAAGTATCCTTGGCGTAGTGCTTTCCCTGCGAGAGCTCTGCCAGCTAAGTGATTTTCACAtattccttcatgaatttcacggAGCACATAGTTTCTTTTAGCTGGCGTTAGACACTTTAGGTATGGTGAAGAGAAACCTCTTTTATAAAGTTCTCCGTCAATGATCGTGAACCGAGCAGCTCTCACTCTATGTTTTCGAGCTTCGACTTGGTTAGCAGGTAGGTTACCCTGCCTCAAATAGTCGATTTTTTCATCTTTCCAACTAGGTTATTCGTTGTCAGCACAAAAGATTGTAATATCACTTCCATCTTTTTCTTCCTTGTCATATGTTAGGAATGTTATTTTCCTACTATCAATGTTGGCCAAGGAGCTTGCTAACTTGGCAAGGCGGTCCGTTGACTCATTTTCCATTCTAGGTATCTGCTTCACATCGTAGCTGTCTAAACGTGAGAGAAGCTCATTCACTTGATTGAGGTATACAGGCATTTTATCTTCCTTTGCTTCATAATTTTCATTAACCTGACTGACGATGAGTTGAGAGTCACTGTGTATCGTCAGTCTTTTTGCTCCGACCGATAGGGACAATTTAATTCCCATGATGAAAGCTTCATACTCTGCTTCATTATTTGTTGCAGGGAATAGAAATTTGAtggcatattgaaatttatctccCCGTGGGCTCTCCACAACTATAACTGCCCCACTTCCTGTAGAAGTTGATGACCCGTCGACATAAATCATTCATGTCGGGGTGGAGCTTTCTTCTTGAGTTACTGTCATCTCTACTAGAAAATCAGCCAGAATATGTGCTTTAATTGTTGGACGCGGGCGATATTCAATTCCATATTGGCTCAACTCGACATCCCACCTAACCATTCTTCCTGATGCTTCAGGACTTGAGATAATTTGTTTGAGAGGATGATTGGTAagtacaattattggatgagacTAAAATTAAGGACGTAGTTTTCTCGCTGCAGTTACCAAAGCCAGTGCCAGTTTCTCGATCTttgtatatcttaattctgctCCATGTAAAGTTCGACTTATACAATAAATTGGTTTGTGCTAACGTCCTACTTCAGAGACCAATACTGCACTTACCGCCTCCGCAGATATTTCCAGATAAATCAACAGGGTGTCACCTTTGTTTGGTTTGACCAACAGCGATGGAGAGGTCAGATGTACTTTCAACTCGTCAAATGCTTGTTGACACTCTTCTTTCCATCAAAAACCTTTCCCACTCCTCAGCATTTTGAAAAATGGTAAACTCTTGTCTGCAGATCTTGAGATAAATCGGTTGAGGGGGCCAAATGTCCTTTCAATTCTTGAATGCCTTTCACACTTTTCGGGGGATTCATATTTAAAATTGCTTTGATTTTTTTAGGGTTGACCtctattcctcgttctgacaccATGTAACCAAGGAATTTGCCTCCTCGTACACCAAAAGTGCATTTATCCGAATTAAGTTTCATCCTGTATTTTCTGAGTATATTGAAGCATTCCTCAAAATCTTCCAAGTGATTAGACGCTCGAATACTTTTGACGagcatgtcatctatataaacttccATGTTACGCCGGTCAAGTGTTCGAACATGGTATTTACCAGACGTTGATAGGTAGCTCCAGCATTtttcaacccaaacggcataacATCATAACAATAAATTCCCCGTTCAGTGATGAAACTTGTTTTTTCCTAGTCTTCTGGCGCTAGGCCGATCTGATTGTATCCTTGATATGCATCAAGAAACGTGAGGAACTCACATTCTGCTGTCAAATCAACTAATAGGACAATTTGTGGGAGTGGAAACAGATCTTTGGGACATGCCTTGTTGAGATTAGTGAAATCTATACACAAACATCATTTTCCTCCATGTTTCGGTACTAAGACAATATTTGCAAGCCAATCTGGGTATGTAACTGGCCTGATGTATCTTGCCACTAAGAGTTTTTCCACTTCAGCGGCTATATGCCAATTTTTCTCTGGGCCAAATGCTCTTTTATTTTGCTTCACCGGTCTCATTTTCGGATCAACACGGAGGTGATGGAGCGCATATTCATGTGGTATTTCGGGTAGAGGCTCATCACCCCAAGCAAACACGTCCAAATTGCGACCAAGGAAATTTCTCAGCTTCTCTTCCAAATCAGGAGGTAATTCGGTCCCGATTTTCAGTTTCTTCTTGGGGTCATTTGGAACAATTTCTATGTGCTTTAGAGTTTCGGTTGCTGTCATTATTTCTTTGCTCTCAGCTTCCTCATCCACCAAATATATCCCGTTTTCACGAAAAAAATTTCCTGGTCTTGGGGGTTCTCTCCTCACTAGAAACTTGTCTTTTACGATTTCCTGATGAACCCCGTAGTGTCACCGCATGACACTCTCTTGCTAGGCGATGGTCACCAATGGATTCTCCTACTCCTCCTGGAGTTGGAAACTTCAGTTTCATATGATAGGTCGATCCGATTGCTTGGAATATATTGAGACTTGGTCGTCCCAATATCACATTGTATGCAGATGAAGATTTTACTACAAGGAATTTCACCATCTTAGTAGACCGTTTGGGGTAAGAACCCAAAGAAAGAGAAAGCGTTACTTCGCCCAAAGCTTCAACTATTTCTCCGGAAAATCCGACCAGTGGAGTGTTGACTGGAGTTAACTGCGCATTACTTATACCCAACTTGATGAATGCATCATGAAATATTATGTCGGCCGAACTTCCTGAATCCACTAGAATTTTCTTTACCCAAAAATTGGAGATTGTGGCTGAGATGATTAAAGCATCATTATGGGTACCCCGAGGGTTCTCCAAATCTTTGTCACTGAATCATAATCCATCTTGGATGGTTCCAATTTCATATATCGACAAGGATATGGGGCTAGATAATTTTTTGGTTCCTTTTGCTGCCCGCATAAGGGCTTTTCTTGCATTGTTTGAGTCGCCACAAGCAGGCCCCCCCAGTGATTACGGCGATTACCCTTCCCGTGGGTAAATTTTCATCAGCTCTTTCATGTTGTTTCCCAGTTTCATCATGGCGCTTTTGATAGTCACGTTTTGGTTGTTCGTCCCGACGCCTGTCATCTCGCTTTTCACCGTGGGACTTGTCCACAAAATTTCCCAAATGTCCGCGCTTGATGAGTTTTTCAATTTCTGCTCGCAAACTGAAGCAATATTCTGTAGTATGACCTTTATCTTTATGAAAATGACAGTACTTGTCCAAACGCTGGTGCTTTGGATTATTTTGCATTGGGCGAGGGGAACGCAACAATCCTTGTTTTTCAGCCACTACCAATATATCGGTCAGACGTGCATTGAGGGGTATATTCTGGAGGCGGGGGCTCTGTGCTATTCGCTTCTCGTCTCGCTTTCTAATATCCAATTtatcttcttctctttttcttttattcAAGTAGTGTGGCTCTATAGATTCTTCAACCCGCATGTATTTCTCAGCTCTTTCCAGTAATTCCTCTAAGTTTTTGGGCGGCATTATTCCAGCTAACAAATCATGATTCACATGTAAAACTTCGTGAACCGCGTGAGTAAACCGCCGAACATAGTCCCTCAAACTTTCCCTTTCATTATGAATGATTGTGAACAAATACGCTTCTGTTTTCGGGTATTtcttgttaattgagaattgctGAATGAAGCAGTCAGTAAGTTGCTCCAAATTGACAATAGATCCAGTGGGtaacttattgaaccatgtgagTGCTCTTCCTGATAAATTTGTTCGGAAAATTTTACAATATGCAGCATCTGTGATATCATACAAATCCGCTTTTGCGTAGAATTTGTCAATATGATCTTGGGGGTCACTCgttccatcgaactcaggtaAGCTGGGGATTTTGACCCCCTTTGGTAATGCTTCAAATAGGATGTCATCAGTGAAGGGGCTTCGACGTGACGTCAAAATTGCTGACGAATTCTCTCCAGTTACATATGTGCGAGATCCATCCTTCCGGGTTGGATTAGTGGTTTTGTTTTCGCCAGAGGTGTCATGAACTGTGTGAACACTTGCTTCACCAACTTTctgagtagtatttttcttggtcTCCCCTTGATCTTTATCATTCACTTTAGACTTATCTTTATTTGGGTCTTCGTTATTAGGGTCAAGAGATGATGAGCCTTCAGTCTGAGCCTTTTCCTTGATGCTTTTGCGCTTACGGGTTTCTAGGTACTGAGCAACTGCATCTTTTGCTGCGAGTGCTGCTGTGTTTTCCATTAGCGAAGTCAAGGCTTCATGGGTGAGAGTAATGCTTGGTGGTGCGTTTCCATTGTTATTATTTCCTTGAGATATTTTTGAACTAATATGTGCTCTCAATGACGTAAAGAACAAATTTCCACAGACGGCGTcaagctgatgtagccaaaaatcacttgtataTGACACGTTTCTTCCGCAAAATTCGAAGTATCAACAGATCCTTGTATGCTCATTGTCGAAATCTTCAGTGGattgttcctacgtcacaaaacaaagtcagaggagccgggagggttTTCGGCGAAGGCACTCTGACACTCAAGTCagttattactcaaggaataataatcgagagtagagcgATATGGTGCTTAAGAAAGTGtataccttaataatgaggtgacttgagctatttatagagattcggagagtttcacgggcttgagcctcttatgggcttttgtagaattcagggtctgcttgaattaaaaatatataatatttaaataaccttgggccttaaaaatatttgaactgGACCTTTATGATTGGGCTCAGACCTAGTTcaatttttaggtgtaacctatcaCAGTTTATGCAAAGATACTGTAATTTCAGTTTATGAATGAAAGACTGGTTTTCTGGAATTTCTGAAATCTGAGGCTGGTCGTTTAAtgtgaaaatattaaataacgTCGATGTCAAGTACTAGGTGCAGTTTCAGTGCATAACAACGATGGATGCCAGACCATTTGTAAGTAGCACAAGGATATTCCATTTTGATCTTGTGTTATTGGAATTTTCTTGAACCCccaaaaatgataaattaattagaaaattaacGTAAAAACATAAGACCCTAAATCCATACGAAAACTCCACATAACAACtacaaatcgaattaaaaaTTCAGAATCAGAAGGCAACAAAGAATTACGTGCGATGCAATTCTCAAAGGGCTCGTTTGGTTACTTTACTAATAGTCTCGGTACTAGTTATACTGTATAATCTCGTGTTTttcttgtcatattatttatttatctatctattaattatttattatacatcaatcaaatcattaattatttatttcacatCAATCCAATAatcgaatttaaattactatattatcccttataaataatattatttatattttatttattgttaaaaggataaaatgataatttatcatttttatataaaatttaatcaatcaatcaaaaaaatcataatctatcaatcatatcaaatattatattaactattattttttattacattacattactTATCAAAGTACTATTTATCCTATCACCCGAACCAAACGGTAGCAAAGAATTTCGGCAAAGAGAGCGTACGTCGTTAAAGCGCAGCCCAAATTTCTATATGAcagaattattatttattatctttaacCGGATATTTTTTTGATTGGGTTACCCGTCAAACAGATGAATTCACGCAAGTTTTTGCTTAAAATTTATACTAAAAGCCGGATAATTTATCGCATAACATTAATCATCTTTTATCTTCCATTATATTATCACTCGTTTTATTTAGGTTATCTATCAATTGCCAttaatttttaactcgttttatTTAGGTTATCTATCAATTgccattaatttttaataaaatgttGTGGACTTGAAAAATTGCTTTGTAAACTTGGATTTATCAATTCTTATGGTggtttgaaagaaaaaatggtaTGGTACTCGTACCCGGCGACGACCCCAAAGCAGGTAGCCCTCACAGTGTGCGGTTTGCTCACCGGCGTCGCCTTCATCGCTGTCGGAGCCCACCTATCGTTTACCAACGTTGGGCCTCAGCAAGCCCGCGCGCAGGCCCGCAAAGAGTTCGTCAAAGCCCGCCTCAGAAAACTTCTCGAAGACTGAACTCTCTACAGGTAACCGACTTGCATTTTAACATTTAAATAGACTTTCTTACACGTAGCTCACCAATTCATACGTTCTAAAGCTTTACGCGCTATATGTCGGGATCCATTTTGATTTAAGGATGTTTTAAGGTATGTTGGTTCGATTTGGTTTATGTGAATGTGGCAAGTCGAAATCTTTTGAGCTGTTCCAGCTATATATGAGTCTGTTTGTGTTTCTTTTGACTGGTTTTAGTGTTTTAGTCCACAAGCTTAGCTAAATGTTTCAAGTTCTTGAATACCTTTCCCggtttttcattgtttgatttttcaattttgGCTGGTGTAGGAGTATtggtttataatttttttacatgTTAAATGAGGAAAAAATGTGGGTTGTGGTGACTGTTCACTGTTGTTCTGCTGTACTTCTCATGTAAAATAATGTGGTCATAAAAAAGTTGATGGAAATTGACAAGGAATCTTGTGCCGAGGAGTGAACTTAACAGACAAGtgcttttcttggccatgtttAAGCAACaaagtaaaataatttttttgtttgaagCAATGGTTGCCAACTCGTCTTCCTTGGTTTGTCCCCTGCTTCCGTTTGAGAATTTTCATGATGGGATTTCTATATCTAAAATGAGCATTGTTCTAATAAAGAAATTTTATCCAAGAGAGTGGCTGTATAAGTTTGGAGTGGTCTCAGCTTCAACCTCATTAGAGGTGATTCACTCACATTGCCGATATTTCGGTTGCTTGTGTTAGATTTGCGGTACTGACGTATTGTGATGTGTTGATATGTTTTCCATGTTCCTTATCTCAGATATTGGGTTCTGAAACTTTGTCTACTCCCACTCCCTTAGTAAGCTACGGTCCCATCTAGGGCGATGATACCGATACTGATACTTTCTCTATAACTTGAGTTGTTTTGCATTTAGAAGTGAGCCTCTCCATAGCCTTATTGGCTGGCATCAATTTTGCCACTTTTCGTTGAAATATTTAGAATTACCTGGTAAGTGAACTTGTTTGTATGATGGAGTGAAGGATTGGTTAAATATATTCTATGCACTAAATACTTTGTTGCTTgaacatggccaagaaaagcaCTTTTCTGTTAAGTTCTCTCATATCATTCATTTGCCACGTTTTGGTTGTGGTTATAGACTCAAAAGcagttttttttaatcatatttaTTTTCAGGGGTAGATATCATTGACCTGCTCTATCAATTTGGCTATCTTGTTGTGTCTATCACATGGACTTCTTCTCTGTTATTTGACATGAGGTTATGAGAAGAATATCGAGCGCTTGTGCATTAGATATTCCCTCATGGTGTCTGGTTATTCTGTTTGGTCGGATTACTAAATTCATTTGTTATGCAGaaatgaattttatttctaaaagcCATCCATCATTAAGGGACAGAGTTCAATGCTTTCTTGTTTGAGAcaaccgccgccgccgccgtcaCCGCCACCACGGCTACCCACAGAAAATAATCATATTTCATCTCCAGCTTCTCAAGGTAAAGCTCTGATTTTACTGAATAAAATATAAGAGCAATATAATAGAAATCAAGTCCTGCCTGAACTGTCAGTAAATGCAGCACCGACAGTACAATAACATTTCTCCATCCTCCAATTGAAATTTCTCTATTCCCGCCCATTATTCTATACTTTCCTTTTTTGTGTTGCACTTCTTTAACCTGTATATGATAGTATTAACTCTGAATCTGTATTCAGGTTGTTCTGAGGATAATACACCAACATCAAGTGTCCAACTCTCCCCCACTGTTAACCTTAGTCGAGAATACACGCTTGCTATTAAAACATATTCTTACAATGAGATTCGAAGAATATTTGACCGCAGTGGCTCTTTTGATCGATATGTGGACATAGAACATGTAGAATACTTCGAGGAACCTCCTGTTTTGGAACAAATTCTGCGACCAAGCCATGAGCATGTTGTAGAGACACTTTCAGTGATTCAGCCCAACCCCCTTATTGAACTCATTACCACCTACTTCGAGCACAGCGAAAGTACATCACATTTATGCCTCCATCTCTATCAAAGTGTACACCAAGCTCGCCTCCTCTATACCCCTATTCATAACTTTCTTGATGACCTCCCTCTCGAATTTAATTCCGATTCCTACCCCCTCTCTCATTCCCAATTTAACTTGGGGTTTAACATCTTTCTCAAATTTTACCGCCTTGAAAATCCCTTCTCTCCTGATTCCTACAACTTCAACAATATCCGTCAAGGCTTCTCCGAGCTCACAGATCAGCTTAATCAACGCCTCAAAAAGTCACAATCGAGGGTCCATTTTATCCGTAACTGCTCTACTGGATCTGCCTTGTGTGTGATTGCAGCAGGTGTTGGAGTGGCCATATCGGCCATAGCCATAGCTAGTCATGCCCTTATTGCCCTTGTTGCAATCCCAATATGCCCTACAATTTTTCCATACTATGTGACTAAGAAGGAAATGGTCCACCTAGCTCAACTGGATGCTGCAGCAAAGGGTGCTTATTTCCTTCGCAATGATCTAGACACTATAGATCGCCTTGTCGATCGTTTATATACTGCCCTTGAGAACGACAAGCTAATGGTTCACATGGCGCTGGAGAGAGGTGTGGACCGGTATCCGGTTCAGGAGGTGTCGAAACAGTTTTGGAGAAACCGTGCAAATATTGTGCGAAAGCTAGCAGATCTTGAGGAGCATTTGTTCCTTTGTTTTGCAGCGATTAATCGGGCCAGGTCCCTTCTCCTCCATGAGATCAATCCGCAGCGAAATCATCATTCTGGCTGATTTGTCACCAAGTAAGCTGCTTCCTGTTTGAGCATTGAAACTTTCATAGTTTCATATCCATACATTTAACTCATGCTTCCGCAGTTGTTACAGGAAAACTGACGGTGGTTCAAATGAAAGGAATCAAGCTGACTAATCCTCTTTATTTTCATATTCAAGCTTCAGCTTGAACATTTTAGCCAATTTGCATATTGGCTTGAAACTAGAAAATATTATCATTTTGAGCTGAATTTCTGAGCTCAATTCATCTGGTTTGAATTTGGTTGTCAGGCTCTATTAAATTTGAATCAAGTTACTTTACCATCACTTGGGTTCATGTAATTATGAATatgtatttacaaaatat
It encodes:
- the LOC140890582 gene encoding UPF0496 protein At3g19330-like is translated as MLSCLRQPPPPPSPPPRLPTENNHISSPASQGCSEDNTPTSSVQLSPTVNLSREYTLAIKTYSYNEIRRIFDRSGSFDRYVDIEHVEYFEEPPVLEQILRPSHEHVVETLSVIQPNPLIELITTYFEHSESTSHLCLHLYQSVHQARLLYTPIHNFLDDLPLEFNSDSYPLSHSQFNLGFNIFLKFYRLENPFSPDSYNFNNIRQGFSELTDQLNQRLKKSQSRVHFIRNCSTGSALCVIAAGVGVAISAIAIASHALIALVAIPICPTIFPYYVTKKEMVHLAQLDAAAKGAYFLRNDLDTIDRLVDRLYTALENDKLMVHMALERGVDRYPVQEVSKQFWRNRANIVRKLADLEEHLFLCFAAINRARSLLLHEINPQRNHHSG